One Lytechinus variegatus isolate NC3 chromosome 11, Lvar_3.0, whole genome shotgun sequence DNA segment encodes these proteins:
- the LOC121423823 gene encoding uncharacterized protein LOC121423823: MIYSHSAIGLNRYQDRNCNTVRMVNMKRASLNSSKSSVLCSDHFEDACFDLGRRYVLNRMLSQPYLISRLVFRRIHPNQGISQKTFRFSKQPPRYCKDTSAKVFSTLISRRPLLLNTRKSKRGKVEVNNNNGLY; this comes from the exons attCCCATTCAGCCATTGGACTGAACCGGTACCAAGACCGGAACTGTAACACAGTAAGGATGGTCAATATGAAGCGAGCTTCATtgaattcctccaagagctctgtactctgttctgatcattttgaagatgcttgctttgACCTGGGCAGACGATACGTCTTAAACAGGATGCTGTCCCAACCATATTTGATTTCCCGCCTCGTCTTCAGAAG AATTCACCCAAACCAAGGTATTTCCCAAAAGACTTTTCGATTCAGCAAACAACCTCCCAGATACTGCAAAGACACCAGTGCCAAAGTCTTCAGCACCTTAATTTCTCGAAGACCACTCCTACTGAATACCAGAAAGTCCAAGAGGGGTAAAGTGGAAgtcaacaacaataatggacTGTATTAA